A genomic window from Coccinella septempunctata chromosome 9, icCocSept1.1, whole genome shotgun sequence includes:
- the LOC123320312 gene encoding uncharacterized protein LOC123320312: protein MGQTVFLLISMVFLVSGALAIKDMMRKSIVYDKNTPDVFYCPIQKPSGMDKLIVKARPLKKLCEYEGQPLPEDYKSDCYQDVDESNYACKEKYRIMMRTAPPGSDRPFEGKRLARFLDVDKEYYAAAMEDRKREMAAEKKKRKVDKGKKNA from the exons ATGGGACAAACTGTTTTCCTGCTCATCTCCATGGTGTTTCTCGTTTCTGGCGCCCTGGCGATAAAGGATATGATGCGAAAATCCATCGTTTACGACAAGAACACCCCCGACGTCTTCTACTGCCCCATACAGAAGCCCAGCGGCATGGACAAACTCATCGTTAA GGCGAGACCCTTGAAGAAACTGTGCGAATACGAGGGGCAGCCCTTACCGGAAGATTACAAGAGCGACTGCTACCAGGACGTCGACGAGTCGAATTACGCTTGCAAGGAAAAATACAGGATAATG ATGAGAACGGCGCCGCCAGGCTCGGACAGGCCCTTCGAGGGGAAGAGATTGGCGAGGTTCCTGGACGTGGACAAGGAGTATTACGCGGCCGCGATGGAGGACAGGAAGAGGGAGATGGCGGCCgagaagaagaagaggaagGTCGACAAGGGGAAGAAGAACGCGTGA
- the LOC123320305 gene encoding uncharacterized protein LOC123320305, translated as MKTIVLAVGILFLIEGVRCFIIPDEIPSLLSVIYSNIPIIKKGTDSRVGWGFRLGDRADFQFLVELGPQKYTQALANEPDKTVSNKRNTLNDLASQLWAQRQEDKRKQQQKETQGSKGGDESSWLQNWSSATKDQLNEGARPGLAIGEIDAKSVIPPDDDRDDGSRSLKNPENDEKSTNDSENDVK; from the exons ATGAAGACTATCGTTCTCGCTGTGGGTATCTTGTTTCTGATAGAAG GAGTACGATGTTTCATTATACCTGACGAAATACCGTCTTTACTTTCGGTGATCTACTCTAACATACCGATCATCAAGAAAG GGACGGACTCGAGAGTGGGCTGGGGATTCAGGCTAGGAGACAGGGCCGATTTCCAATTCCTGGTCGAACTGGGACCTCAGAAATACACCCAGGCCCTGGCCAACGAGCCGGACAAGACGGTGAGCAACAAGAGGAACACCCTCAACGACCTGGCCTCCCAGCTCTGGGCCCAGAGGCAGGAGGACAAGAGGAAACAGCAACAGAAGGAAACTCAG GGGAGTAAAGGCGGCGACGAAAGTTCGTGGCTTCAAAACTGGAGTTCCGCGACTAAGGACCAATTGAACGAGGGGGCTAGGCCGGGCCTGGCGATAGGCGAGATAGACGCGAAATCCGTCATTCCTCCGGACGACGACAGAGATGACGGTTCCAGGAGCCTCAAAAATCCCGAAAACGACGAGAAATCGACGAATGATTCGGAGAATGACGTCAAATGA